One Streptomyces sp. CNQ-509 DNA window includes the following coding sequences:
- a CDS encoding small ribosomal subunit Rsm22 family protein, whose amino-acid sequence MERLIAGYRGDDPAPALRDRDDVAAYAAYRMPATFQAVRAALGALADAAPGWTPDSHLDVGGGTGAAVWAAAAVWPEDGPRPTVVLDHAGPALALGRELAAGAAAPAVRAAQWRREALGAARAGSGRVRNQPADGARYRQPGGSAHDPAVGSADGTAGSAWAPAGLVTVSYVLGELPEDVRREVVAEAARGARGAVVVVEPGTPDGYRRVLAARRQLVDAGYEVLAPCPHSARCPMEGTADWCHFAARVQRSALHRRVKGGELGHEDEKFSYVAAVRVPAGAPAPARVVRHPQLRKGLVLLELCTAGEGLARTTVSKRQGPRYRAARDVRWGGAWPPPGDDGHDGA is encoded by the coding sequence GTGGAGCGGCTCATCGCCGGCTACCGCGGCGATGACCCCGCCCCCGCGCTGCGGGACCGGGACGACGTGGCGGCGTACGCCGCATACCGTATGCCCGCCACGTTCCAGGCCGTGCGGGCCGCCCTGGGCGCGCTGGCCGACGCCGCGCCCGGCTGGACGCCGGACAGCCACCTCGATGTGGGCGGTGGGACCGGCGCCGCCGTCTGGGCGGCGGCCGCCGTCTGGCCGGAAGACGGGCCGCGCCCGACCGTCGTCCTCGATCACGCCGGGCCCGCGCTGGCGCTCGGCCGCGAGCTGGCCGCCGGCGCCGCTGCGCCCGCGGTACGCGCCGCTCAGTGGCGCCGCGAGGCGCTCGGTGCCGCCCGGGCAGGCTCCGGACGGGTCCGGAACCAGCCGGCCGACGGCGCCCGGTACCGGCAGCCGGGCGGCTCGGCACACGACCCAGCGGTCGGCTCGGCAGACGGCACGGCAGGTTCCGCATGGGCACCTGCCGGGCTCGTCACCGTTTCGTACGTGCTCGGGGAGCTGCCCGAGGACGTCCGGCGCGAGGTCGTCGCGGAAGCGGCCCGCGGCGCACGCGGCGCCGTCGTCGTCGTGGAGCCGGGGACCCCGGACGGCTACCGGCGGGTGCTCGCGGCCCGGCGGCAGCTCGTCGACGCCGGCTACGAGGTGCTGGCGCCGTGCCCGCACAGCGCGCGGTGCCCCATGGAGGGGACCGCCGACTGGTGCCACTTCGCCGCCCGCGTGCAGCGCTCCGCGCTGCACCGCCGGGTCAAGGGCGGCGAGCTGGGGCACGAGGACGAGAAGTTCTCGTACGTGGCGGCGGTACGGGTCCCCGCCGGAGCGCCCGCGCCCGCGCGCGTCGTACGGCATCCGCAGCTCCGCAAGGGTCTGGTGCTGCTGGAGCTGTGCACGGCCGGCGAAGGGCTGGCCCGTACCACCGTGTCCAAGCGGCAGGGCCCCCGCTACCGCGCCGCCCGGGACGTGCGGTGGGGCGGCGCGTGGCCGCCGCCCGGGGACGACGGCCACGACGGGGCGTAG
- the ddaH gene encoding dimethylargininase, with translation MLRTASARRYLMCPPAHFAVTYSINPWMDPAKPVDLRLALAQWEDLVTRQRSLGHTVELLEPDPSLPDMVFAANGALVVDGRVLGARFAYPQRSGEAAAQRRWFRAHGFADYHLPEHVNEGEGDFAVTRSWILAGRGFRSSPESHAEAQEYLGRPVIGLDLVDPRFYHLDTALCVLDDSTDTDVMYYPAAFSPGSRDVLARLFPDALLAAEEDALALGLNAVSDGRHVLLPQAAAGLVAPLRARGFEPVPMDLTELLKGGGSVKCCTLELRD, from the coding sequence TTGTTGCGCACAGCCTCGGCGCGCCGGTACCTGATGTGCCCACCGGCACACTTCGCCGTCACATACTCCATCAACCCGTGGATGGACCCCGCCAAACCCGTCGACCTCCGGCTCGCGCTCGCGCAGTGGGAGGATCTGGTCACCCGTCAGCGCTCCCTCGGCCACACCGTCGAGCTGCTGGAGCCCGACCCCTCCCTGCCGGACATGGTCTTCGCCGCCAACGGCGCGCTCGTCGTCGACGGCCGCGTGCTGGGCGCGCGCTTCGCGTACCCGCAGCGCAGCGGCGAGGCCGCCGCCCAGCGCCGCTGGTTCCGCGCGCACGGCTTCGCCGACTACCACCTGCCGGAGCACGTCAACGAGGGCGAGGGCGACTTCGCCGTCACCCGCTCCTGGATCCTCGCCGGCCGCGGCTTCCGCAGCAGTCCCGAGTCGCACGCCGAGGCGCAGGAGTACCTGGGCCGCCCGGTCATCGGCCTCGACCTGGTCGATCCGCGCTTCTACCACCTCGACACCGCGCTGTGCGTCCTGGACGACTCCACCGACACCGACGTCATGTACTACCCGGCCGCGTTCTCCCCGGGCAGCCGCGACGTCCTCGCCCGGCTCTTCCCCGACGCGCTGCTCGCGGCGGAGGAGGACGCGCTCGCGCTCGGCCTCAACGCCGTCAGCGACGGCCGCCACGTGCTGCTGCCGCAGGCGGCGGCCGGGCTGGTCGCGCCGCTGCGGGCGCGTGGCTTCGAGCCGGTCCCGATGGATCTCACGGAGCTGCTCAAGGGCGGCGGCAGCGTGAAGTGCTGCACGCTGGAGCTGCGCGACTGA
- a CDS encoding bifunctional DNA primase/polymerase: protein MARVRRLPQWLPGTRRGRTRGSAAAAERLQAAAAERRELLLAAADAGLPLAPAAYPEGYGCSCDRIGCPSPGRHPVSFAWQTQASADAQRVERWLAAQPEANFITATGRSHDVLDVPQEAGTRALAQLEAEGVAVGPVAVSPEPPGPGRMLFFTSTRGTPEDEDEWWPCELDCRPETMDEHPGLRWHCRGSYVLVPPARLPGDDGVTWLRGPEHPLPDPLTLLEALTDACAAYAGAEREREAAWPLS from the coding sequence ATGGCACGAGTACGCAGGCTTCCGCAGTGGCTTCCCGGCACCCGCCGGGGCCGGACGCGCGGCAGTGCCGCCGCGGCGGAGCGCCTGCAGGCGGCCGCCGCCGAGCGCAGGGAACTGCTGCTCGCCGCCGCCGACGCGGGCCTGCCGCTGGCGCCCGCCGCGTACCCGGAGGGCTACGGCTGTTCCTGCGACCGCATCGGCTGTCCCTCCCCCGGCCGCCATCCCGTCTCCTTCGCCTGGCAGACGCAGGCCAGCGCCGACGCGCAGCGCGTCGAGCGGTGGCTCGCCGCCCAGCCCGAGGCCAACTTCATCACCGCCACGGGCCGCAGCCACGACGTGCTCGACGTGCCGCAGGAGGCGGGCACGCGGGCGCTGGCGCAGTTGGAGGCGGAAGGCGTCGCGGTCGGCCCGGTGGCCGTCAGCCCGGAGCCGCCCGGGCCGGGGCGGATGCTGTTCTTCACCTCCACCCGCGGGACGCCGGAGGACGAGGACGAGTGGTGGCCCTGCGAGCTGGACTGCCGCCCGGAGACCATGGACGAGCACCCGGGGCTGCGCTGGCACTGCCGCGGCAGCTACGTGCTGGTGCCGCCGGCGCGGCTGCCGGGGGACGACGGCGTGACGTGGCTGCGCGGTCCCGAGCATCCGCTACCGGACCCGCTGACGCTGCTGGAGGCGCTGACGGACGCGTGCGCGGCGTACGCGGGCGCGGAGCGGGAACGCGAGGCGGCCTGGCCGCTGAGCTGA
- a CDS encoding CDP-alcohol phosphatidyltransferase family protein, with translation MLRMTFGAALSELRNAQKTAKGVSLYSRRVNRPLGRVFAAGAYVLGLRPNHVTLLSAAFTGGGIAAVALVRPGWGLALAVYALLVVGFALDSADGQLARLRRESSAAGEWLDHVVDCAKVTAVHAAVLVSFYRFFDLSSDAWLLLPLGFQLAAVLIFCGGLLADKLKPKPAPGAAPAPAPPPSRLRAVALLPVDYGVFCVVFLLLGSESAFLAGYTALALAAALFLIAFMAKWFRELSATS, from the coding sequence ATGCTGCGCATGACATTCGGGGCAGCACTGAGCGAGTTGCGCAATGCTCAGAAAACGGCGAAGGGCGTCTCTCTCTACTCGCGCCGCGTCAACCGGCCGCTGGGGCGGGTGTTCGCGGCGGGGGCGTACGTCCTCGGGCTGCGGCCGAACCATGTGACGCTGCTCAGCGCGGCGTTCACCGGCGGCGGGATCGCCGCCGTCGCGCTGGTGCGCCCCGGCTGGGGCCTGGCCCTCGCGGTGTACGCGCTACTCGTGGTCGGCTTCGCCCTCGACTCTGCCGACGGCCAGTTGGCGCGGCTGCGCCGGGAGTCGAGCGCGGCCGGCGAGTGGCTCGACCACGTCGTCGACTGCGCGAAGGTCACGGCCGTGCACGCCGCCGTCCTCGTCTCGTTCTACCGGTTCTTCGACCTCTCGTCGGACGCCTGGCTGCTGCTGCCGCTCGGCTTCCAGCTCGCGGCCGTGCTGATCTTCTGCGGCGGGCTGCTGGCCGACAAGCTCAAGCCGAAGCCCGCCCCGGGCGCCGCCCCCGCGCCCGCCCCGCCGCCCTCGCGACTGCGCGCGGTGGCGCTGCTGCCGGTGGACTACGGGGTTTTCTGCGTGGTGTTCCTGCTGCTGGGCAGCGAGAGCGCCTTTCTCGCGGGTTATACGGCGCTGGCCTTGGCGGCGGCGCTGTTCCTGATCGCGTTTATGGCGAAATGGTTCCGGGAGCTGTCTGCGACGAGCTGA
- a CDS encoding adenylyltransferase/cytidyltransferase family protein — protein MAHTVGYAPGVYDLFHVGHLNILRHARSRCDYLVAGVVSDEMAQLAKGRAPVVPLVERLEIVRSIRHVDAAFVETVPDKLETWQQVRFDVIFKGDDWRGTPKGEKLEADFRTVGVEVVYFPYTVHTSSTQLRRALDALADRRPRGEAPVSSSQTAPGTISP, from the coding sequence GTGGCGCACACGGTCGGCTATGCACCTGGGGTCTACGACCTCTTTCACGTCGGACACCTGAACATCCTCAGGCATGCCCGCAGCCGCTGCGACTATCTCGTCGCGGGCGTGGTCTCCGACGAGATGGCGCAGTTGGCGAAGGGCCGGGCCCCGGTCGTGCCGCTGGTCGAGCGGCTGGAGATCGTACGCAGCATCCGGCACGTGGACGCCGCATTCGTCGAGACCGTGCCCGACAAGCTGGAGACCTGGCAGCAGGTCCGGTTCGATGTGATCTTCAAGGGCGACGACTGGCGGGGCACGCCCAAGGGGGAGAAGCTGGAGGCCGACTTCAGGACGGTGGGCGTGGAAGTGGTCTATTTCCCGTACACCGTGCACACGTCGAGCACCCAACTGCGCCGCGCACTCGACGCGCTCGCGGACCGCCGCCCGCGCGGCGAGGCCCCCGTCAGCTCGTCGCAGACAGCTCCCGGAACCATTTCGCCATAA
- a CDS encoding glycosyltransferase family 4 protein — translation MVTRVLLVSTNYAPEQAGIGPYATQIAEHWVGTGHAEVHVLAGMPHYPNWRVAEDYRGVWRKEEERAGVRLHRRRHSVPARQTAVRRALYEASILAHGIAAPPRMPAPDAVVAQLPSLAGGALGARLARRHGVPYIPVVQDLMGAAAAQSGIRGGGRAAAAARAVESRVLRRAALVGVIHETFVPRVAAMGVDEKRIRVVPNWSHVTGPTRPRAEMRARLGWREGQTVLLHSGNMGLKQGLDVLVEAARTAPSLRVVLMGDGNQRAHLAALGAGLPNLDFLPPADSADFTDVLAAADVLAVTQRSSVLDMSVPSKLTSYFAAGRPVVASVADGGGTAEEMRRAGAGVVVPPEDPAALLEAVRSLAAEPEAADALGAKGPVYVREHLSSEAGLGRITALLDEALERARAGASGGAGDGAADGAAVVHNRPVIHRRKAAGESAGEAVAHTDKTG, via the coding sequence ATGGTGACGCGAGTACTGCTGGTTTCGACCAACTATGCGCCGGAACAGGCAGGAATCGGGCCATATGCGACACAGATCGCGGAGCACTGGGTCGGGACCGGTCACGCCGAGGTGCATGTGCTGGCCGGCATGCCGCACTACCCGAACTGGCGCGTCGCCGAGGACTACCGCGGTGTCTGGCGCAAGGAGGAGGAGCGGGCCGGCGTCCGCCTGCACCGCCGCCGCCACTCCGTACCCGCGCGGCAGACCGCCGTACGGCGCGCGCTCTACGAGGCGTCGATCCTCGCCCACGGCATCGCCGCGCCGCCCCGCATGCCCGCACCCGACGCGGTCGTCGCGCAGTTGCCGAGCCTGGCCGGGGGCGCGCTCGGCGCCCGCCTCGCCCGCCGCCACGGGGTGCCGTACATACCCGTCGTACAGGACCTGATGGGCGCAGCGGCGGCGCAGAGCGGCATCCGCGGCGGGGGCCGCGCGGCCGCGGCCGCGCGCGCGGTGGAGTCCCGGGTGCTGCGGCGGGCGGCGCTGGTCGGGGTGATCCACGAGACGTTCGTGCCGCGGGTGGCCGCGATGGGCGTCGACGAGAAGCGGATACGCGTCGTCCCCAACTGGTCCCACGTGACCGGGCCCACCCGGCCGCGCGCCGAGATGCGCGCCCGGCTGGGGTGGCGCGAGGGCCAGACGGTGCTGCTGCACTCCGGGAACATGGGGCTGAAGCAGGGCCTGGACGTGCTCGTCGAGGCGGCCCGTACGGCCCCGTCGCTGCGGGTCGTGCTGATGGGCGACGGCAACCAGCGCGCGCACCTGGCCGCGCTGGGCGCGGGGCTGCCGAACCTGGACTTCCTGCCGCCCGCCGACTCCGCCGACTTCACCGACGTGCTGGCCGCGGCGGACGTGCTGGCGGTCACGCAGCGCTCGTCGGTGCTGGACATGAGCGTGCCGTCGAAGCTCACCTCGTACTTCGCCGCCGGACGGCCCGTGGTCGCCTCGGTCGCCGACGGCGGGGGCACGGCGGAGGAGATGCGGCGCGCGGGCGCGGGGGTCGTGGTGCCGCCGGAGGACCCGGCGGCGCTGCTGGAGGCGGTGCGTTCGCTGGCCGCGGAGCCGGAGGCGGCCGACGCGCTGGGGGCCAAGGGGCCGGTGTACGTGCGGGAGCACCTGAGCAGCGAGGCGGGTCTGGGCCGGATCACGGCGCTGCTGGACGAGGCCCTGGAGAGGGCTCGGGCCGGGGCGTCTGGCGGGGCCGGAGACGGGGCGGCGGACGGGGCGGCGGTTGTCCACAACCGGCCGGTTATCCACAGGCGGAAGGCGGCCGGGGAGTCGGCCGGGGAGGCCGTCGCGCATACTGACAAGACCGGTTGA
- a CDS encoding lipopolysaccharide biosynthesis protein, which yields MSQHVPGESHGMQPQDEPDLLRDQFRQLLRYRGMIVLGVVLGLLGGGWIALASGDEYIASSEVTLRQVSLDPFSSGSDATAIKENIGTERQTAASNAVARIVADEVDHPEDGEKLQHGLQVTNPPNTLVLRFDYSADDPETAAERSNAFAAAYLAYREDKSKRTIDNMVEAYDDQVKPLIAERDALDSEIESLGEGRALESALSARSSLSQSIGQITADRAKLQALDTTPGHVVRDATPPAEPAGPGIFMLLGLGAAFGVGLGLLVAWVRLVFDPTARSESDVVRALHAPVLGTLPRTRRPGGLLATGRVAEEYRSMAFRLAYDQRFADRRRLLVVAPRGSIDIPAAVSVNLAASFVEMGHEVLLVEADLRTPSLSARLSAADGVRPGWARTPARGDGGWPTGLQIPIDAGESGAFDLIPGTRVRNAARALTSAPATQLISEADAPGSVVVVLAPAVLSYADALALADRVDGVLVVCDPRQVHREDLARIRELISGAGGTVLGAVLHSHGSGEPDAGGRGRSGRGAVRGGARGDGRGGEAGAGAGVPAPPAEATGADYPADSRAVRSSRR from the coding sequence ATGTCACAGCACGTTCCCGGCGAGAGCCACGGCATGCAGCCGCAGGACGAGCCCGACCTGCTGCGCGACCAGTTCCGGCAACTGCTGCGGTACCGCGGGATGATCGTCCTGGGCGTCGTCCTCGGGCTGCTGGGCGGCGGGTGGATCGCCCTCGCCTCCGGCGACGAGTACATCGCGTCCAGCGAGGTCACGCTCCGCCAGGTCAGCCTCGACCCCTTCTCCTCCGGCAGCGACGCGACGGCCATCAAGGAGAACATCGGCACCGAGCGGCAGACCGCCGCGAGCAACGCGGTCGCCAGGATCGTCGCCGACGAGGTGGACCACCCCGAGGACGGCGAGAAGCTCCAGCACGGCCTCCAGGTCACCAACCCGCCGAACACGCTGGTGCTCCGCTTCGACTACAGCGCCGACGACCCCGAGACCGCCGCCGAGCGCTCCAACGCCTTCGCCGCCGCCTACCTCGCGTACCGCGAGGACAAGAGCAAGCGGACGATCGACAACATGGTCGAAGCCTATGACGACCAGGTCAAACCGCTGATCGCGGAGCGGGACGCGCTCGACAGCGAGATCGAGTCGCTCGGCGAGGGCCGCGCGCTGGAGTCGGCGCTGTCCGCGCGCTCCTCGCTCAGCCAGAGCATCGGCCAGATCACCGCCGACCGCGCCAAGCTCCAGGCCCTGGACACCACCCCGGGGCACGTCGTGCGGGACGCCACGCCGCCCGCCGAGCCGGCGGGGCCGGGGATCTTCATGCTGCTGGGCCTCGGCGCCGCGTTCGGCGTGGGCCTCGGGCTGCTCGTCGCCTGGGTGCGGCTGGTCTTCGACCCCACGGCCCGCTCGGAGAGCGATGTCGTACGGGCGCTGCACGCCCCGGTGCTGGGCACCCTGCCGCGCACCCGCAGACCCGGCGGGCTGCTGGCCACCGGCCGGGTCGCCGAGGAGTACCGCTCGATGGCCTTCCGGCTCGCGTACGACCAGCGGTTCGCCGACCGGCGGCGGCTGCTGGTGGTCGCGCCGCGGGGCAGCATAGACATCCCCGCCGCGGTCTCGGTGAACCTGGCCGCGTCGTTCGTGGAGATGGGGCACGAGGTGCTGCTCGTCGAGGCGGACCTGCGCACGCCGAGCCTGTCGGCGCGGCTCAGTGCCGCCGACGGGGTGCGGCCCGGCTGGGCCCGTACGCCGGCGCGCGGTGACGGCGGCTGGCCGACGGGCCTGCAGATACCGATCGACGCCGGCGAGTCCGGCGCCTTCGACCTCATCCCCGGCACCCGGGTGCGCAACGCCGCGCGGGCCCTGACGTCCGCCCCGGCCACGCAGTTGATCTCGGAGGCGGACGCCCCGGGCTCCGTCGTGGTGGTGCTGGCTCCGGCCGTGCTGTCGTACGCGGACGCGCTGGCGCTCGCCGACCGGGTCGACGGCGTGCTCGTCGTCTGCGACCCGCGGCAGGTGCACCGCGAGGATCTGGCGCGCATCCGCGAGCTGATATCGGGCGCGGGGGGCACGGTGCTCGGCGCGGTGCTGCACTCGCACGGCAGCGGCGAGCCCGACGCGGGCGGGCGCGGCCGGTCCGGCAGAGGCGCGGTCCGCGGCGGTGCCCGGGGCGACGGGCGCGGCGGCGAGGCCGGTGCGGGCGCGGGGGTGCCGGCGCCGCCGGCCGAGGCCACGGGGGCGGACTACCCGGCCGACAGCCGGGCCGTGCGCTCCTCGCGGCGGTAG